A genomic window from Nitrospirota bacterium includes:
- a CDS encoding argininosuccinate synthase, whose amino-acid sequence MNSTKVVLAYSGGLDTSVIIRWLIEKYKCEVIAFIADLGQAEDLKAIEQKAIKTGAIKAIVEDVREEFVRDYIFPALKANAVYEGTYLMGTSLARPLIAKKQAEAALREGAWAVAHGATGKGNDQVRFELAYSALSPSLKIIAPWREWEFESRSDLIEYAKKHDIPVPVTKAKPYSCDANLFHISYEGGILEDPWAAYPEDMFTLTVSPESAPDKTQFIEIGFEKGIPVSIDGKGLSPFELLSRLNKTGGENGIGRIDVVENRYVGIKSRGVYETPGGTILHIAHRAMESITMDREVMHLRDSLIPRFAELIYNGYWFSPERIMLEAAINSSQENVTGTVRLKLYKGNCAVVGRKSPVSLYRPAIVTFEKGAGYNQKDAEGFIRINALRLKNQ is encoded by the coding sequence ATGAACTCAACAAAGGTTGTTCTCGCATACTCAGGCGGACTTGATACATCGGTAATTATCAGATGGCTTATTGAAAAATATAAGTGCGAGGTTATTGCATTTATTGCTGACCTTGGACAGGCGGAAGACTTAAAGGCCATAGAGCAAAAGGCCATAAAGACTGGCGCAATAAAGGCCATTGTTGAAGATGTAAGAGAAGAATTTGTCAGGGACTATATCTTCCCTGCACTAAAGGCAAATGCAGTATATGAAGGCACATATCTGATGGGGACTTCTCTTGCCCGTCCTCTCATTGCAAAGAAACAGGCAGAGGCGGCGCTTCGTGAAGGCGCCTGGGCTGTGGCTCACGGCGCTACAGGTAAAGGTAACGATCAGGTGCGGTTTGAACTTGCCTACTCTGCGCTCTCCCCTTCTCTGAAGATAATAGCGCCATGGAGAGAATGGGAGTTTGAATCAAGGAGCGACCTGATTGAATATGCAAAAAAACATGACATTCCTGTGCCAGTGACGAAGGCAAAACCTTATAGCTGTGACGCAAACCTCTTTCATATAAGCTATGAAGGCGGAATACTTGAGGACCCATGGGCAGCGTATCCTGAAGATATGTTTACCCTGACAGTGTCTCCTGAATCTGCGCCTGACAAAACTCAGTTCATTGAAATAGGCTTTGAGAAGGGGATACCCGTTTCCATAGACGGAAAAGGGTTATCACCCTTTGAGCTGCTGTCCAGGTTAAACAAGACAGGAGGAGAAAACGGCATTGGCCGCATTGATGTTGTGGAAAACAGATATGTAGGCATCAAATCACGGGGGGTGTACGAAACACCTGGCGGAACAATACTGCATATTGCCCATCGTGCGATGGAATCAATTACCATGGACCGGGAGGTCATGCACCTGCGGGATTCCCTTATACCGAGGTTTGCGGAACTGATTTACAATGGTTACTGGTTCTCCCCTGAGAGGATAATGCTTGAGGCTGCCATCAATTCCTCACAGGAAAATGTAACAGGTACCGTCAGGTTGAAACTTTACAAGGGTAATTGTGCAGTGGTTGGCAGGAAATCCCCTGTCTCATTATACAGGCCCGCGATAGTCACATTTGAAAAGGGGGCCGGATACAACCAGAAGGATGCTGAGGGGTTCATCAGGATAAACGCCCTCAGGTTAAAGAACCAGTAA
- the argH gene encoding argininosuccinate lyase: MNKKKLWGGRFSKPTEKSVENFTESISFDKRLYKYDIAGSIAHAKMLGRIGLLKKQEVTDIVKGLGEIRQEIEDGTFQFSAELEDIHMNIEKRLTTRIGPAGAKLHTARSRNDQVALDLRLYLRDVINETIAAISEFKKILVEKARANISVVMPGYTHLQPAQPVLFSHYLLACWEMLERDRERFSDCLKRVCTMPLGSGAIAGTSFPIDREYVARLLGFDRISQNSMDAVSDRDFIIEFLSASALLGMHLSRLSEDMIIWSTQEFRFLDLPDAYCTGSSMMPQKKNPDILELVRGKTGRLYGNLISLLTTMKGLPLTYNRDLQEDKEPLFDTADTILSSLKIIPELVAGTIIRNDVTLTAASRGCMWATDVADYLVGKGVPFRTAHEITGKLVSHCIKTGKEIQDLLPEELSKFSDMFDKDIYDIISPAASVNMRRVKGGTAAETVLKRLREIEKNKL; encoded by the coding sequence ATGAACAAAAAGAAACTCTGGGGCGGCAGGTTCAGCAAACCTACAGAAAAATCAGTCGAAAATTTTACCGAGTCCATATCATTCGATAAGCGCCTCTACAAGTACGACATAGCAGGAAGCATCGCTCACGCAAAGATGCTTGGCAGGATCGGCCTGCTAAAAAAACAGGAGGTGACTGACATAGTAAAGGGCCTCGGAGAAATACGTCAGGAGATTGAAGACGGCACGTTCCAATTCTCTGCAGAACTGGAAGATATTCACATGAACATAGAGAAGAGGCTGACCACCAGGATCGGTCCTGCCGGCGCAAAGCTTCATACGGCAAGGAGCAGGAATGACCAGGTGGCATTGGACCTCAGGCTCTACCTGCGTGATGTCATCAATGAGACAATCGCCGCAATATCTGAGTTCAAGAAAATACTGGTTGAAAAGGCCCGCGCCAACATCAGTGTGGTCATGCCCGGTTATACCCATTTGCAGCCGGCCCAGCCAGTCCTCTTCTCTCATTACCTCCTCGCCTGCTGGGAGATGTTGGAACGCGACAGGGAGCGTTTCTCCGATTGTCTTAAGAGGGTCTGCACCATGCCGCTCGGTTCAGGTGCTATTGCAGGCACTTCCTTCCCTATTGACAGGGAATATGTGGCCAGGCTGCTCGGTTTTGACAGGATTTCCCAAAACAGCATGGACGCAGTAAGCGACAGGGATTTCATTATTGAATTTCTGTCCGCGTCTGCACTGCTTGGAATGCACCTGTCAAGGCTCAGCGAAGATATGATTATCTGGTCAACACAGGAATTCCGGTTCCTGGATCTTCCGGATGCCTACTGCACAGGGTCCAGTATGATGCCTCAGAAGAAGAACCCTGACATCCTGGAGCTTGTGAGGGGCAAGACAGGAAGACTGTACGGAAACCTCATATCCCTTCTGACGACCATGAAAGGTCTTCCCCTGACATATAACAGGGATTTACAGGAAGACAAGGAACCGCTGTTTGATACTGCTGATACCATCCTTTCGTCTCTTAAGATAATCCCTGAACTTGTAGCCGGAACAATAATCCGGAACGATGTGACTCTGACAGCAGCATCCAGGGGGTGTATGTGGGCCACGGACGTCGCTGATTATCTTGTCGGGAAAGGGGTGCCTTTCAGGACTGCGCACGAGATTACCGGCAAACTCGTAAGTCATTGTATAAAAACAGGAAAAGAGATACAGGACCTTCTCCCTGAAGAATTGTCAAAATTTTCTGATATGTTTGACAAGGATATTTATGATATTATATCCCCTGCAGCAAGTGTCAATATGAGGCGTGTAAAAGGAGGCACGGCTGCAGAAACGGTACTAAAGAGGCTAAGGGAGATAGAAAAAAATAAACTATGA
- a CDS encoding B12-binding domain-containing radical SAM protein: MKVLLINPENKKSIFAYRPEDVKAFWFPKLSMPTIAAYTPPDVNVEIIDECVQDIDFNAKVDLVGISVMTFLSARAYEIAAEFRARGVKVVLGGIHVSMCPDEAKQHADSVVVGEAEKTWPQLIADFKRGEMKPMYVEKELSNLDALQTPRRELLKPGAYWTTNCVQTSRGCPFDCDFCTVTIFGGNQFRLRPVEEVVEEVRRLNKGFVVFVDDNIAGHKAYAKQLFKALAPLKINWGSQASLTMARDPELLELAAKSGCTALFIGVESISAENLAAANKRFNKVEKFKEEFSRFHDYGIQIMTGMIFGFDNDDETVFERTVEFLEENRIELTMFNILTPLPGTNLYKQMDTEGRIIDRNWENYDGRHVVFQPKLMSPETLQEGFYWAYHRFFSIPSVLRRVVPSFWKVPRKRLILERLAVNYAFRKIVKRVPAGSLSPLAKTLRNIPGMLPSIETEGLIPNALSTIRETIGSVSEQVSSAGNNLYIRVRKSAKVQALLIELDGTMDKINAVELKQRIIAAVEKSKMDIVINFANLKETTPAALSTLFDVSTLRDKVAPYKIKCTNLKSSFSEALEKMNQLGLINPLSLEIPAEEVY; encoded by the coding sequence ATGAAAGTATTATTGATAAATCCGGAAAATAAGAAGTCCATCTTTGCCTACAGACCCGAGGATGTAAAGGCATTCTGGTTTCCCAAGCTTAGTATGCCCACTATTGCGGCATATACACCGCCGGATGTTAACGTCGAAATAATTGATGAATGCGTGCAGGATATTGATTTCAATGCAAAGGTTGATCTCGTAGGCATATCTGTCATGACATTCCTGTCAGCAAGGGCATACGAAATAGCTGCTGAGTTCAGGGCAAGGGGCGTTAAGGTCGTCCTCGGAGGAATACATGTCAGCATGTGCCCGGACGAGGCAAAGCAGCATGCAGACAGTGTAGTAGTCGGAGAAGCGGAGAAGACATGGCCGCAACTTATTGCAGATTTCAAGCGCGGTGAAATGAAACCCATGTATGTTGAAAAGGAGCTTTCAAACCTCGACGCTCTTCAGACACCGAGACGGGAACTGCTGAAACCAGGCGCCTACTGGACAACGAACTGTGTACAGACCAGCAGGGGCTGCCCATTTGACTGCGACTTCTGCACAGTCACCATATTCGGCGGCAATCAGTTCAGACTGAGGCCGGTTGAAGAGGTGGTTGAAGAGGTGCGGCGCCTGAACAAGGGCTTCGTCGTATTCGTGGATGACAACATTGCCGGACACAAGGCTTATGCCAAGCAGCTCTTTAAAGCGCTTGCCCCTCTTAAGATAAACTGGGGCAGTCAGGCAAGCCTGACAATGGCAAGGGACCCTGAACTTCTCGAGCTTGCCGCAAAGAGTGGTTGTACTGCCCTCTTTATCGGTGTTGAGAGCATCTCTGCGGAAAACCTCGCTGCTGCCAACAAGAGATTCAACAAAGTAGAGAAGTTCAAAGAGGAATTCAGCAGGTTTCATGACTATGGGATACAGATCATGACAGGTATGATATTCGGATTTGATAACGATGATGAGACTGTCTTTGAACGTACGGTGGAATTCCTTGAAGAAAACAGGATAGAACTCACGATGTTTAATATTCTAACACCATTGCCAGGGACAAATTTATACAAACAGATGGATACCGAAGGCAGGATAATTGACCGGAACTGGGAAAACTATGACGGAAGGCATGTTGTATTCCAGCCCAAACTGATGAGCCCTGAGACATTGCAGGAAGGATTCTACTGGGCCTATCACAGGTTCTTCTCAATTCCATCAGTCCTCAGACGGGTTGTACCAAGCTTCTGGAAGGTACCCAGAAAGAGACTCATCCTGGAGCGTCTCGCAGTTAATTATGCATTCAGGAAGATAGTGAAACGTGTACCGGCAGGGAGCTTGTCCCCTCTTGCAAAGACACTGAGAAACATCCCTGGAATGCTGCCCTCCATTGAGACTGAAGGACTTATTCCCAATGCCCTCAGCACCATTCGTGAAACTATCGGCAGTGTATCCGAGCAGGTCAGCAGTGCAGGGAATAACCTCTACATCAGGGTAAGGAAGAGCGCCAAAGTACAGGCATTACTTATTGAACTTGACGGCACTATGGATAAGATAAACGCCGTAGAACTCAAACAGAGGATAATAGCTGCAGTAGAGAAGTCAAAGATGGACATAGTCATCAATTTTGCAAATCTTAAGGAGACTACGCCGGCCGCGCTGAGCACACTGTTTGATGTCAGCACGCTCAGGGACAAGGTGGCTCCATACAAGATAAAGTGTACAAACCTCAAGTCATCATTCAGCGAGGCGCTTGAAAAGATGAACCAGTTGGGGCTTATTAATCCTCTGTCACTCGAAATACCGGCAGAAGAGGTCTATTAA
- the lysA gene encoding diaminopimelate decarboxylase — translation MHDFIYSGNELYCEKVPVRKIAEEVGTPVYIYSSSTLRNHYLAFDSAFAGIPHIVCFAVKANSNLSVLKLFASHGGGADIVSGGELFRALRAGVDPQKIVFAGIGKTGEEIEFALKSNILMFNVESPLELRKINEVAGSLGKKARVALRVNPDIDPKTHPYISTGLKKSKFGIAIKNAIEEYQLASSLPNIEVVGIHKHIGSQITEVTPFADAMKRILEIVRELKKSGINIKYIDAGGGLGIRYGEEQPPHPKELGSVILPLIKDTGCTLILEPGRVLAGNAGTLVTKVLYLKTGETKNFVIVDAGMNDLIRPSLYEAHHEILPVNKHAVEAFKADVVGPICESGDFLAKDREIMKPEPGDLLAVMSAGAYGFTMSSNYNSRPRVAEVMVDGDNYRVIRKRESYEDLIRGE, via the coding sequence ATGCATGACTTTATATATTCAGGCAATGAACTTTATTGTGAAAAGGTACCTGTAAGGAAAATAGCGGAAGAGGTTGGCACGCCAGTATACATTTACAGCTCCTCTACCCTGCGGAATCACTATCTTGCCTTTGATTCTGCATTTGCCGGGATACCTCACATTGTCTGTTTCGCTGTAAAGGCAAACTCTAATCTGTCAGTATTGAAGCTGTTTGCCTCTCATGGCGGGGGTGCTGATATCGTATCAGGAGGCGAACTATTCCGGGCACTCAGGGCCGGCGTTGACCCCCAGAAGATTGTCTTTGCCGGCATCGGCAAGACAGGAGAAGAGATTGAGTTTGCACTTAAATCAAATATCCTTATGTTCAATGTCGAATCCCCGCTTGAGCTGAGAAAGATCAATGAGGTGGCAGGAAGTCTTGGGAAGAAGGCACGTGTCGCTCTTCGGGTCAACCCGGACATAGACCCCAAGACTCACCCGTATATTTCTACAGGCCTTAAGAAAAGCAAGTTCGGGATTGCAATAAAAAACGCAATAGAAGAATATCAGCTTGCCTCTTCCCTGCCAAATATAGAGGTAGTCGGTATTCACAAACACATAGGCTCTCAGATAACGGAAGTTACGCCATTTGCAGATGCAATGAAACGGATATTGGAAATAGTACGGGAATTGAAGAAGTCAGGCATAAATATAAAATATATTGATGCCGGCGGAGGGCTTGGCATAAGATATGGAGAAGAACAACCTCCGCACCCAAAAGAACTCGGCAGTGTAATTCTGCCTCTGATAAAAGACACCGGGTGCACTTTGATACTTGAGCCGGGACGCGTTCTCGCCGGAAATGCAGGAACGCTTGTGACAAAGGTGCTTTATCTGAAGACAGGCGAGACAAAAAACTTCGTTATCGTGGATGCCGGGATGAACGATCTTATAAGACCGAGCCTCTATGAGGCACATCATGAAATTCTGCCTGTAAACAAACATGCCGTTGAGGCATTTAAGGCTGATGTTGTAGGCCCTATCTGCGAATCAGGAGACTTCCTTGCAAAAGACCGTGAGATCATGAAACCCGAACCAGGTGACCTGCTCGCTGTAATGAGCGCAGGGGCCTATGGATTTACCATGTCCTCAAATTACAATTCAAGGCCGAGAGTTGCAGAGGTAATGGTTGACGGAGACAATTACAGAGTTATAAGGAAAAGAGAAAGTTACGAAGATCTGATCCGGGGAGAATAA
- a CDS encoding diaminopimelate epimerase has product MKFTKMHGLGNDFIVIDARNQELPQLSTFCREYSDRRSGIGFDQALILYPSGSADFRMDIYNADGSQVEMCGNGIRCFAKFIWDNDISSKDELTVETLAGIIKPVKKGAMIQVDMGEPIFDGPAIPVNLDGRIMGHPLHIEDMDFKITCVSMGNPHAVVFMQDVQSLQIDKYGPKIENHPLFPKRINVEFVMIENREEITVRVWERGAGETLACGTGACASAVASYLNGYTGRDVTVRLPGGNLRINWDAKGNHVYMTGPAVTVFSGEME; this is encoded by the coding sequence CTGAAATTCACAAAGATGCATGGTCTTGGCAATGATTTCATTGTGATTGATGCCAGGAATCAGGAATTGCCTCAGTTAAGCACATTTTGCAGGGAATATTCAGACCGCAGGTCTGGAATCGGTTTTGATCAGGCTCTGATACTCTACCCTTCAGGGTCAGCGGATTTCCGCATGGATATCTATAATGCGGATGGCTCTCAGGTTGAGATGTGCGGCAACGGTATCAGGTGTTTTGCAAAATTCATCTGGGATAACGATATCTCCTCAAAAGATGAACTCACGGTTGAGACGCTGGCCGGCATAATAAAACCTGTAAAAAAAGGGGCGATGATACAGGTAGATATGGGTGAACCCATATTCGACGGTCCTGCCATACCTGTTAACCTGGACGGCAGGATAATGGGACACCCACTGCATATAGAAGACATGGATTTCAAGATTACCTGCGTCTCAATGGGCAATCCCCATGCAGTCGTATTCATGCAGGATGTTCAATCCCTTCAGATAGACAAGTATGGACCAAAGATCGAAAATCATCCCCTTTTTCCAAAGCGTATTAACGTCGAATTTGTTATGATTGAAAACAGGGAAGAGATTACTGTCCGCGTATGGGAACGGGGGGCTGGAGAGACACTGGCTTGTGGTACCGGCGCCTGCGCCTCAGCAGTGGCTTCTTATCTTAACGGCTATACAGGAAGAGACGTTACTGTCCGTCTTCCGGGTGGAAATCTCCGGATTAACTGGGATGCAAAGGGCAATCATGTCTACATGACCGGCCCTGCTGTGACGGTATTCAGCGGAGAAATGGAATGA
- a CDS encoding 4-hydroxy-tetrahydrodipicolinate synthase, with product MKKLFHGSMVAIITPFKDGKVDEKAFVELIEFHIANGTDGIVPCGTTGESATLSNEEHNRVVRLAVEAASGRIPVIAGTGSNSTDEAVYFTKFARECGADAALLITPYYNKPTQEGLYRHFSAIAKEVDIPIIPYNVPGRTGVNMLPSTVARLAEIDNIVGIKEASGSMTQICEIYRLCGERLSILSGEDAINFPILAAGGKGMISVTANIVPKEMGDMWDAFESGDIARARQIHYSIFDLHQIMFIETNPIPVKTSLAMMGRCTEEMRLPLCGMAEANKDKLRLALSLHGLIR from the coding sequence ATGAAGAAATTATTTCACGGCTCTATGGTGGCAATAATAACGCCATTTAAAGATGGCAAGGTGGACGAGAAGGCCTTCGTTGAGCTTATTGAATTTCATATAGCAAATGGCACTGACGGAATAGTCCCCTGCGGCACTACCGGCGAGTCTGCGACACTGTCAAACGAGGAGCATAACAGGGTTGTAAGACTGGCTGTAGAGGCAGCCTCAGGCCGAATTCCGGTGATTGCCGGCACCGGCTCAAACAGCACTGACGAGGCAGTCTACTTTACAAAATTCGCCAGAGAGTGCGGGGCTGATGCAGCCCTGTTAATTACACCGTACTATAACAAACCTACCCAGGAGGGGTTGTACAGGCACTTCAGTGCAATTGCCAAAGAGGTGGATATCCCGATAATCCCATACAATGTGCCTGGCAGGACCGGGGTTAACATGCTCCCTTCAACAGTCGCAAGACTTGCAGAGATAGACAACATAGTCGGAATCAAGGAGGCGAGCGGCTCCATGACTCAGATTTGCGAGATATACAGGCTTTGCGGAGAAAGGCTCTCAATACTGTCAGGCGAAGATGCAATAAACTTCCCGATTCTTGCTGCCGGTGGAAAGGGAATGATATCTGTTACAGCCAATATAGTCCCTAAAGAGATGGGAGATATGTGGGATGCCTTTGAATCGGGAGATATTGCAAGGGCCCGTCAGATTCATTACAGCATCTTTGACCTGCACCAGATTATGTTTATAGAGACAAACCCTATCCCTGTCAAGACATCACTCGCAATGATGGGCAGATGCACAGAGGAGATGAGGCTCCCGCTCTGCGGCATGGCAGAGGCAAACAAGGATAAACTCAGGCTGGCTTTGTCATTACACGGATTAATCAGATGA
- the dapB gene encoding 4-hydroxy-tetrahydrodipicolinate reductase gives MIRAIVTGAAGRMGCSIIRAIHQTDGIDVVGAVEQEGHPLFGKDAGEVAGIGPMKVRIVYDLENIVDRGDVVIDFTNPAAALANMAKVAATGKAWVIGSTGFTKDEEENLRKLASGKTPCVFSPNMSVGVNIVFRLIQDVAKVLGDEYDVEIVEAHHRHKKDAPSGTAMKMANIIASSLGRDLSAVGKFSRHGITGERDKKEIGVQSIRAGDIVGDHTVMFCGTGERIEITHKAQNRDNFANGAVRAAVWVVKQKPGMYDMMDVLGLKK, from the coding sequence ATGATCAGGGCAATTGTTACAGGGGCTGCAGGCCGCATGGGCTGCAGCATAATACGTGCGATACATCAAACTGACGGGATTGATGTCGTTGGTGCCGTTGAACAGGAAGGTCATCCGCTTTTTGGAAAAGATGCTGGAGAAGTGGCCGGAATAGGTCCAATGAAAGTCAGGATTGTCTATGACCTCGAGAATATCGTGGACAGGGGTGATGTTGTCATTGATTTTACTAATCCTGCGGCTGCACTGGCCAACATGGCAAAGGTGGCTGCAACAGGCAAGGCATGGGTAATAGGCTCCACAGGATTTACAAAGGACGAGGAAGAAAATCTCCGGAAACTGGCCTCAGGGAAAACACCGTGCGTCTTTTCCCCCAACATGAGTGTAGGTGTCAATATCGTATTCAGGCTCATACAGGACGTTGCAAAGGTGCTTGGTGATGAATACGACGTTGAGATTGTTGAGGCGCATCACAGGCATAAGAAAGACGCGCCGAGCGGAACAGCGATGAAAATGGCCAATATCATTGCGTCTTCTCTCGGGAGGGATCTGTCAGCCGTTGGAAAGTTCAGCCGCCACGGCATCACCGGAGAGAGGGACAAAAAAGAAATAGGTGTACAGTCCATAAGGGCAGGCGACATAGTAGGCGACCATACAGTAATGTTTTGCGGAACAGGCGAAAGGATAGAGATCACACACAAGGCGCAAAACCGTGATAATTTTGCCAATGGGGCTGTTCGGGCTGCCGTGTGGGTTGTAAAACAAAAGCCTGGCATGTATGACATGATGGACGTGCTGGGATTAAAAAAGTAA
- a CDS encoding LL-diaminopimelate aminotransferase — protein MEDTIQNLFAGRIGGSRFGREDKIYKFEKIKRAKTAALKANPGTELIDLGVGEPDDMAPPGIVDTMQKECAKWENRGYADNGIAEFKEAAARYMESVYAVKGLDPGREIIHGIGSKPALAMLPSAFVNHGDITLMTVPGYPVMGTHTKWYGGEVVNLPLQEENDFLPDLDSIGRSILDRAKLLYLNYPNNPTGGAATQEFFEKVVRFASDNNIIVVHDAAYAALNFEGKPLSFLSIPGAKEVGIEIHSLSKAFNMTGWRIAFVAGNEKVVNAYGFVKDNYDSGQFKAIQKAGAYALDNASLTTDISRKYERRLNALVETLNSAGFSARMPKGSFYLYVKIPKRTKSGTIFNSAEDFSEFLIKDKLISSVPWDDAGSYVRFSATFIAKDLSDETRILNEVRRRLSDTRFEF, from the coding sequence ATGGAAGATACGATTCAGAATTTGTTTGCCGGGCGAATAGGCGGGAGCAGATTCGGCAGGGAAGACAAGATATACAAATTCGAGAAGATAAAGAGGGCCAAGACTGCTGCACTTAAAGCAAATCCCGGAACAGAATTGATTGACCTCGGAGTAGGAGAACCCGATGACATGGCCCCGCCAGGGATTGTGGATACCATGCAGAAGGAGTGCGCAAAATGGGAAAACAGGGGATATGCTGACAATGGCATTGCAGAATTCAAGGAGGCTGCGGCCAGGTATATGGAAAGCGTTTACGCTGTCAAGGGACTTGATCCGGGCAGGGAGATAATTCACGGAATAGGCTCAAAACCGGCGCTTGCCATGCTTCCATCTGCTTTTGTCAATCATGGCGACATTACACTTATGACAGTCCCTGGTTATCCTGTTATGGGCACCCACACAAAGTGGTATGGCGGAGAGGTTGTAAATCTGCCGCTTCAGGAAGAAAATGATTTTCTGCCTGATCTTGACTCAATCGGCAGGTCCATACTTGATAGGGCGAAACTACTCTATCTCAATTATCCGAACAATCCTACCGGAGGGGCAGCCACGCAGGAGTTCTTTGAGAAGGTCGTCAGGTTTGCATCAGACAACAATATTATCGTTGTTCATGATGCGGCATATGCTGCACTCAATTTTGAAGGGAAACCATTAAGCTTCCTGTCCATCCCCGGCGCCAAAGAGGTAGGTATAGAGATACACTCCCTGTCCAAGGCGTTCAATATGACAGGATGGCGTATAGCCTTTGTTGCCGGCAATGAAAAGGTCGTAAATGCCTATGGATTTGTAAAAGACAACTATGATTCGGGCCAGTTCAAGGCAATTCAGAAGGCTGGAGCATATGCGCTTGATAATGCATCGCTTACAACAGATATCAGCAGAAAATATGAAAGGCGGTTGAATGCACTCGTTGAAACACTCAATTCTGCAGGATTCTCTGCAAGAATGCCGAAGGGGTCATTCTATCTCTATGTGAAAATTCCAAAACGCACAAAATCCGGCACCATTTTCAATTCTGCTGAAGACTTTTCAGAGTTTCTGATAAAGGATAAACTCATTTCGTCAGTACCCTGGGATGATGCCGGCAGTTATGTCAGGTTCTCTGCGACCTTTATTGCAAAGGATCTGTCTGATGAAACAAGGATTTTGAATGAGGTCAGGAGAAGGCTGTCAGATACAAGATTCGAATTCTGA
- the folK gene encoding 2-amino-4-hydroxy-6-hydroxymethyldihydropteridine diphosphokinase, with product MIDAFIGIGTNLGDRKKHISEALECLGKRTDIKIIKSSSLYVTEPIGYVGQDWFLNCVVEVMTTMPPYELLKHCQAIEEQMGRTRTMQWGPRIIDLDILLYNDAVIEDEELTIPHPNMDKRRFVLIPLVEIAPDVIHPGINKTVTDILKNLNDAHKVDVYREC from the coding sequence TTGATAGATGCATTTATCGGCATCGGCACCAACCTTGGTGACCGCAAGAAACACATATCAGAGGCATTGGAATGTCTGGGCAAAAGGACTGACATAAAGATAATAAAGTCATCTTCCCTGTATGTCACTGAGCCGATAGGTTACGTCGGCCAGGACTGGTTTTTAAACTGCGTTGTTGAAGTGATGACCACAATGCCACCCTACGAACTCCTCAAACACTGTCAGGCAATAGAAGAACAGATGGGACGAACAAGGACTATGCAATGGGGGCCGAGGATTATTGACCTCGACATACTCCTCTATAACGATGCCGTAATCGAAGACGAGGAACTTACGATCCCTCATCCAAACATGGACAAGAGGCGGTTCGTGCTTATCCCGCTTGTTGAGATAGCGCCAGACGTTATACATCCTGGAATTAACAAGACAGTAACCGACATCCTGAAGAATCTCAATGATGCGCATAAGGTAGACGTTTACAGGGAATGCTGA
- a CDS encoding pantoate--beta-alanine ligase has translation MIIFHSTTEMQHHAAELREAGKTIGFVPTMGALHQGHLSLIEHAKKESDVVVVSIFVNPVQFGPKEDFNQYPRNIQGDTEICGSAGADILFTPSASDIYPQGFTTYVSVENLSKVLCGITRPGHFRGVATVVLKLFNIIKPHKSFFGQKDYQQTVIIKRMSEDLNVDTEVVVLPTVREADGLAMSSRNRYLSKTERQSAAVIYRSLKAGISLFEQGERNSGRLRDAVTGIINEEPSIKTEYVAVIHPETLQEETDARKGTVIAIAARIGNSRLIDNIIL, from the coding sequence GTGATAATTTTTCATAGCACAACGGAAATGCAGCATCATGCCGCTGAACTCCGTGAGGCTGGAAAGACGATAGGCTTTGTGCCGACCATGGGCGCTCTTCACCAGGGACATTTAAGCCTCATTGAACATGCAAAGAAGGAATCGGATGTTGTTGTTGTTTCCATATTTGTAAACCCCGTTCAATTTGGTCCAAAAGAAGATTTCAATCAATACCCCAGGAACATACAGGGCGATACAGAAATCTGTGGATCTGCAGGGGCAGATATTCTCTTCACTCCATCAGCTTCTGATATCTACCCGCAGGGATTCACGACATATGTATCAGTTGAGAATCTCTCTAAAGTGTTATGCGGTATAACAAGGCCGGGTCATTTCCGTGGTGTGGCAACTGTGGTACTGAAACTGTTTAACATAATTAAGCCACACAAGTCATTCTTCGGACAGAAAGATTATCAACAGACAGTCATCATAAAGAGGATGTCAGAAGACCTGAACGTGGATACTGAGGTAGTAGTACTGCCAACAGTGCGTGAAGCAGACGGCCTTGCCATGAGTTCAAGGAACAGGTATCTGAGTAAAACTGAGAGGCAGTCTGCGGCGGTTATCTATCGCTCTTTAAAAGCGGGAATATCCCTGTTTGAACAGGGTGAAAGAAACTCTGGAAGACTCCGGGATGCGGTCACAGGCATTATTAATGAAGAACCTTCCATTAAGACTGAGTATGTTGCCGTCATCCATCCGGAGACGCTTCAAGAAGAAACAGATGCCAGAAAAGGCACAGTCATAGCAATAGCAGCCCGTATCGGCAATTCACGACTGATTGATAATATTATATTGTAA